A stretch of the Acetomicrobium sp. S15 = DSM 107314 genome encodes the following:
- a CDS encoding IS3 family transposase, translating to MNSLKGAGYSVKAACETLGVPRSSYYASLQRNPTAEGTEEHENTIGNDGSAGNDRLRLLEEIKAIKVNHPFWGYRRVTAYLRHRKGINVNWSCPTLLDTFKLSL from the coding sequence GTGAATAGTCTTAAAGGAGCAGGCTACAGCGTAAAAGCAGCTTGTGAAACCCTAGGTGTTCCACGCAGCAGCTATTACGCATCATTGCAGCGCAATCCTACGGCCGAAGGGACAGAGGAACACGAAAATACCATAGGTAACGACGGCAGCGCTGGGAACGATAGGCTGAGGCTGCTTGAAGAGATAAAAGCAATTAAAGTAAATCATCCCTTTTGGGGTTACAGGCGAGTTACGGCGTACTTAAGACACCGTAAGGGCATAAATGTAAATTGGAGTTGCCCCACTTTACTGGACACTTTCAAGCTTAGTCTTTAA